The Streptomyces bacillaris sequence CGACGTGATCGTCCACCGGGTGTCCGGCCGGCCCGGTGGACTGAGCGCCGAGATCCGCCTCGACGAGCGCCTGCCCGGGCTGCCCGACGGGCTGCGCTTCTCGCGCTCGGTGGTGTGCGAGAGTGGCGGGCGCCGCGGCACCAGGGCGGTGCTGAGCCTGCGCACCGAGTACGGCAACGGCCGGACCGCCTTCACGGGGACGACCCTCGTGGCCGTCCCCGACGGCCGGGCGGACACGGCCGGCGACAGCCTGCGGGTCACCGGGGCCTCCGCGATCCTGCTGCTGACCCGCGTGGAACGGCATCCTGCTGGAAGCGACCCCGGTGGCGCCCACACCGCCGCACTGCGTGCCTTGCTCGAATCGGCCCCGGCCGGCCTCGACGGGGCCGTTGCTTCGGGCCCGGAGGATGCCACCGAGCTGGTCTTCTCGCGGCTTCTGGACAGACATCTGCCTGCTCACCGGGACGCCTACCTCCGCGCCGTACTCACCTTGACGACAGACCCGGCGGAGAGAGAACTGCCGGGCAGTAAGCTGCTGCGCCGACCGGACAGCCCGGCGCTCGTCGAACGCCTCTTCGCGGCGGGCCGCTACCACCTCCTGTCATCCAGCGGCATGCTGCCGCCCCGTCTGACCGGTCTCTGGACGGGCGACTGGGACACCGCCTGGTCCGGCGCCTTCACCACCAACGCCAACCTCAACCTGCAGGTGTCCTCCGCCGCCGCCGGGGCGCTGCCCGAGGTGTCCCGGGCCCACGCGGAACTGGTACGCGGTCAACTGGCCCACTGGCGCGACAACGCTCGCGAGATTTTCGGTGCCCGCGGCATCGTCGCGCCCTCCCACACCGACGGGGAGAGCGGCCACACCCGGCACTTCGAACGCGCCTACCCCCTGCACCTGTGGACCGCGGGCGCCGACTGGCTGCTCCACCCTCTGGTCGACGAACTCCTCACCGGCGGCCGGCCCGGCCCCTGGCTCCCTCTCGCCCTGGTCGAGGCGGCCCAGTTCTACGAGGACTTCCTCGTCAGCCGCGGCCCCGGCGTCCCCGTGGCGGTGGTGCCCTCGTACTCGCCCGAGAACCGGCCCGCCAACGCGAGCTGGGGCACCGTCGACGCCACCATGGACATCGCCGCCGCACGGCACGCCCTGACCACCGCCGCCGACTTCCGCCCCGACCATCCCAGCGCCCCGCACTGGCGAGCCCTCGCCGCCCGGCTTCCTCCGTACCGGGTCAACGAGGACGGAGCACTGGCCGAATGGGCAGGTCCTGAGCTGGAGGACACGTACGACCATCGGCACATCAGCCATCTCTACCCGGTGTGGCCGCTCGACGAGATCAACCCCTACGACACGCCCGCCCTGGCGACCGCAGCCCACCGCGCTCTCGAACTACGCGGCACCGAGAACGACTCGGCGCACGGCCGCCTGCACACCGCCCTTGTCGCCGCACGGCTGCGTGACAGGGAGCTGGCGGGCCGAGCGCTCCACCACGTGCTGCACGGCGACTACTTCCACGACTCCCTCATGAGCGCCCACTACCCCGGGCGGGACGTGTACAACGCGGACGCCGCGCACGCCCTGCCCGCAGTGCTCATCGAGTGCCTGGTCCAGTCGTCCCCCGACCGGCTGGTACTGCTGCCTTCCGTGCCGCGCGAGTGCGCCGAAGGCACCTTGCGAGGCATCCGAACGCGCTTCGGAGCCCGCCTCGACCTGCGGTGGTCCGGAGAGCACGCCACCGCCGTGCTGTGGCCGTCGAGCGACCGCACGATCGACGTGGTCGCGGGGAGCGACCGCTACCGACTGAGCCTCGTCGCGGACCAGGAGCACGTTCTCTCCGTCCCCGGCAGGAAATGACCCCACCCCGTGGAAGGGACTCCACGCAACGCACCGCGTACAGGTTTCGCGAGCACCGCAGTCACACACTCGCGGCGGTGTTCGATCCGCCCGCTGCCGTCGCTCCGGCGCGGTCCCCGGCACACGCCGCGGCGCCTGGTGCCCCCATGACCGCTGGGGGACCGCGGCCGTCATCCCGCGACGGGCGCCGGTCCGCTGCTCGCGCGGACAACGAGCTCCGGCTTGAGGAGGACGACCTCGTCGTCGGCCTTCCCCTCGACCTTGGCGATGAGGTGGTCGACGGCCTGACGTGCCATCTCCCGCGCGGGGATGGTGACGGAGGTCAGCCGGACCGAACCCTGGAGGGCGACCTGCTCAGGGCACACGGCGACGACCGAGATGTCTTCGGGCACCGCCCGCCTCTCCTGGCGCAACAGGCTGAGCAGCGGTTCCACCGCCTGCTCGTTGTGCACGACGAAGCCCGTGACATCGGGGCGTTCGGTGAAGATCTGCCCGACGGCGCTCGCCACCGAGGCGTACGTGCCCTCGCACGGACGGTGCAACACACGCAGCCCGAGCCGACGTGCGCGGGCACGCAGGCCGTCGATCGTACGCTCAGCGAAGCCGGCCTTCCGCTCGTACACGGCCGGAGCCTCGCCGATCACGACGACCTCCCGGTGCCCCAACTCGGCCAGATGCTCCACACACAGGGCGCCGGCCTCGGTGAAGTCCAGATCGACGCAGGTGAAACCGGTGGTCTGAGAGGGCAGGCCGATGAGCACCGCGGGTCGGCCGCTCTCGCGCAGTACGGGGAGCCGGGCATCGTCCAGCTCCACGTCCATCAGGATGACGGCGTCCACGAGGCCGCTGGCGACCACACGGCGCACGGCGGCGGGCCCCTCCTCGCCGGTGAGCATCAGGACGTCGAAGCCGTACTCCCGAGCATGGGTGGCAACGGCGATGGCGATCTCCATCATCACCGGGACGTACATGTCCGTGCGCAACGGCATCATCAGCGCGATGATGTTGGATCTGCTGCTGGCCAGTGCCCTGGCTCCCGCATTGGGGTGGTAGCCCAGTTCCGTGATGCTGCGTTCCACCCGGCGCTTGGTGACCTCGGAGATGGTTCGCTTGCCACTGAGGACGTAGCTGACCGTGCTGGCGGAAACTCCGGCATGCTGCGCCACGTCGGCAAGGGTGACCATCAGGATCTCCAGGGTCGAGAAGCGCTTCGACAGCGCGATCTGCACGTAAACCTCAGGTTGCAAGAACAGTAATCCGCCCTACGGGTCGCTGTCCAGAGCTAGATGTCGAAGCGCTTCGACACTCCGACGGTCTTGTCGTGCCCGCCGAGTGGGAAGGCCGCCGGCGAGAAGGGGTCGCCATCGTCGGGAGCCGCGCCCGCGGACAGGCCCGCAGGCCGTGGCCGCGAGAGC is a genomic window containing:
- a CDS encoding glycosyl hydrolase family 95 catalytic domain-containing protein translates to MRHGTWEPQPAKRWEDAFLSGNGRHGAMVFGDPADERVVVTHHTLVRPNGSEAIAPPALAAGLHALQTALLAGDTRAAEDFGAQYPHVWVQPFHPAFQVRMRRSGAGDEPGYRRQVDFTTGQVRAGDGGWRSDVFVSRTDDVIVHRVSGRPGGLSAEIRLDERLPGLPDGLRFSRSVVCESGGRRGTRAVLSLRTEYGNGRTAFTGTTLVAVPDGRADTAGDSLRVTGASAILLLTRVERHPAGSDPGGAHTAALRALLESAPAGLDGAVASGPEDATELVFSRLLDRHLPAHRDAYLRAVLTLTTDPAERELPGSKLLRRPDSPALVERLFAAGRYHLLSSSGMLPPRLTGLWTGDWDTAWSGAFTTNANLNLQVSSAAAGALPEVSRAHAELVRGQLAHWRDNAREIFGARGIVAPSHTDGESGHTRHFERAYPLHLWTAGADWLLHPLVDELLTGGRPGPWLPLALVEAAQFYEDFLVSRGPGVPVAVVPSYSPENRPANASWGTVDATMDIAAARHALTTAADFRPDHPSAPHWRALAARLPPYRVNEDGALAEWAGPELEDTYDHRHISHLYPVWPLDEINPYDTPALATAAHRALELRGTENDSAHGRLHTALVAARLRDRELAGRALHHVLHGDYFHDSLMSAHYPGRDVYNADAAHALPAVLIECLVQSSPDRLVLLPSVPRECAEGTLRGIRTRFGARLDLRWSGEHATAVLWPSSDRTIDVVAGSDRYRLSLVADQEHVLSVPGRK
- a CDS encoding LacI family DNA-binding transcriptional regulator, with the protein product MVTLADVAQHAGVSASTVSYVLSGKRTISEVTKRRVERSITELGYHPNAGARALASSRSNIIALMMPLRTDMYVPVMMEIAIAVATHAREYGFDVLMLTGEEGPAAVRRVVASGLVDAVILMDVELDDARLPVLRESGRPAVLIGLPSQTTGFTCVDLDFTEAGALCVEHLAELGHREVVVIGEAPAVYERKAGFAERTIDGLRARARRLGLRVLHRPCEGTYASVASAVGQIFTERPDVTGFVVHNEQAVEPLLSLLRQERRAVPEDISVVAVCPEQVALQGSVRLTSVTIPAREMARQAVDHLIAKVEGKADDEVVLLKPELVVRASSGPAPVAG